A genomic stretch from Shewanella sediminis HAW-EB3 includes:
- a CDS encoding SpoVR family protein codes for MDAKKKRTPLDDGPDWNFELLQSYLTEIERVAAHYKLESYPNQIEVITAEQMMDAYAGIGMPIGYTHWSFGKKFIETEQSYKRGQMGLAYEIVINSDPCIAYLMEENTITMQALVMAHASFGHNSFFKNNYLFKTWTDASSIIDYLVFAKNYISQCEETHGTNQVELIVDSCHALMNYGVDRYKRPSEISFKEEQLRQKDREEYLQSQVNDLWRTIPFTPHDDIEKETFNFPDEPQENILYFIEKNAPLLEPWQREIVRIVRKMGQYFYPQKQTQVMNEGWATFWHYTILNHLYDDGVVTDRFMMEFLQNHTNVIVQPSYNSPYYSGINPYALGFNMFVDIRRICESPTEEDKLWFPDIAGSDWLETLHFAMQNFKDESFISQYLSPNIIRQFKLFSILDDDKKNYLSVSAIHDEQGYKDIRQMLSQQYNLSNIEPNIQVQKVDITGDRSLTLRYVPTNRIPLAKSRHEVVKHLHRLWGFDVRLEEFNEEGVQNIIASCPDKQAEE; via the coding sequence ATGGATGCTAAAAAAAAGAGAACTCCACTCGATGACGGGCCCGATTGGAACTTCGAGCTACTTCAGTCATATTTAACTGAAATCGAAAGAGTGGCTGCACATTATAAGCTTGAATCTTATCCAAACCAGATAGAGGTCATAACAGCCGAGCAGATGATGGATGCTTATGCCGGCATAGGCATGCCAATAGGTTATACCCACTGGTCCTTCGGGAAAAAGTTTATCGAAACGGAGCAAAGCTATAAACGAGGACAGATGGGCCTGGCCTATGAGATAGTGATCAACTCAGATCCCTGCATCGCCTACCTTATGGAGGAGAATACCATCACAATGCAAGCCCTTGTGATGGCGCACGCAAGTTTCGGCCACAATAGTTTCTTCAAGAATAATTATCTCTTTAAAACCTGGACCGATGCCAGTTCGATTATTGACTATCTGGTTTTTGCGAAAAACTATATTAGTCAATGCGAGGAAACACACGGTACAAACCAAGTTGAGCTTATCGTCGACTCCTGCCATGCGTTAATGAACTATGGCGTCGACCGCTATAAGCGTCCGAGCGAAATTTCATTCAAAGAAGAGCAGCTAAGACAAAAAGATAGAGAGGAATACCTGCAGAGCCAAGTCAATGATCTATGGCGAACCATCCCCTTCACTCCTCATGATGATATCGAAAAGGAAACATTCAACTTTCCTGACGAGCCCCAGGAAAACATTCTCTATTTTATTGAGAAGAATGCCCCTTTGTTAGAACCCTGGCAGAGAGAGATAGTTCGGATAGTAAGAAAAATGGGCCAGTATTTTTATCCTCAGAAACAAACTCAGGTAATGAATGAGGGCTGGGCTACCTTTTGGCATTATACGATTCTCAACCATCTCTATGACGATGGCGTAGTTACCGATAGATTTATGATGGAGTTTCTTCAAAATCATACCAATGTCATTGTACAGCCTAGCTACAATAGTCCCTACTATAGTGGGATAAACCCGTACGCCTTAGGGTTTAATATGTTCGTGGATATAAGGAGAATTTGTGAGTCCCCTACCGAAGAAGACAAACTTTGGTTTCCTGATATTGCTGGCAGCGATTGGTTAGAAACATTACATTTTGCAATGCAAAACTTTAAAGACGAGAGCTTCATCAGCCAATATCTTTCACCTAACATCATCAGGCAGTTCAAGCTTTTTAGCATTCTTGACGATGATAAAAAAAACTACCTGTCAGTCTCTGCCATCCATGATGAACAAGGGTATAAAGATATCCGTCAGATGTTGTCGCAACAATATAACCTTTCCAATATCGAGCCTAACATTCAAGTTCAAAAAGTGGATATTACCGGAGACCGTTCATTAACACTAAGGTATGTACCGACTAACAGAATCCCACTAGCCAAAAGTCGCCATGAAGTCGTGAAGCACCTACATAGACTCTGGGGATTTGATGTAAGACTCGAAGAGTTTAACGAAGAGGGAGTGCAAAATATCATTGCCTCTTGCCCGGATAAACAAGCCGAGGAGTAA
- the rplY gene encoding 50S ribosomal protein L25 produces MSYTIAAEIRTEIGKGSSRRLRHANKVPAVIYGAGKEPISIKFDHKDIINIQENADFYSSDLTITVDGKDVKVRVQAMQRHAFKGLIEHIDFKFA; encoded by the coding sequence ATGTCTTATACTATCGCAGCTGAAATCCGCACTGAAATCGGGAAAGGTTCGAGCCGCCGCCTACGTCATGCGAACAAAGTTCCTGCTGTTATCTATGGTGCTGGTAAAGAGCCTATCTCTATCAAGTTCGACCATAAAGATATCATCAATATCCAAGAAAATGCTGATTTCTACTCAAGCGACCTAACTATCACAGTTGATGGTAAAGACGTTAAAGTACGTGTTCAGGCAATGCAGCGTCATGCATTCAAGGGCCTTATTGAGCACATCGATTTCAAATTCGCATAA
- a CDS encoding DUF882 domain-containing protein has translation MSIVCPARRQLLLGLGGVAMFSMIPSKVQASRSTTGVRSLGFRNLHTGERGQGSYWVDGNYQSGILSDFSHILRDHRRNESAPMDKRLYDLLFKLKESLNVDQDFNVISGYRSPKTNAMLASKSNGVAKKSYHMKGMAMDIAIPDVNLSHLREAAIELKLGGVGYYPQSGFIHVDTGPVRTW, from the coding sequence GTGTCAATAGTATGTCCAGCCCGTAGGCAGTTGTTGTTAGGCCTTGGTGGCGTTGCAATGTTTTCAATGATCCCCTCAAAAGTACAGGCAAGTCGATCGACTACAGGAGTGCGAAGCTTAGGTTTTCGTAACTTACATACCGGGGAGCGTGGGCAAGGAAGCTATTGGGTAGATGGAAATTATCAAAGTGGTATCCTATCGGATTTCAGTCATATTTTACGAGATCATAGGCGCAATGAGTCGGCCCCCATGGATAAACGATTATATGATCTCCTGTTTAAGTTAAAAGAATCGTTAAATGTGGATCAGGACTTTAATGTGATCTCAGGATATCGGTCGCCTAAAACCAATGCTATGTTAGCCTCAAAAAGTAATGGTGTAGCGAAGAAGAGTTACCATATGAAGGGAATGGCGATGGATATTGCGATCCCAGATGTAAATTTGAGTCATCTGCGTGAAGCCGCCATAGAGTTAAAGTTAGGTGGAGTAGGGTATTATCCTCAGTCTGGGTTTATTCATGTCGATACCGGTCCGGTTCGTACTTGGTAG
- a CDS encoding YeaH/YhbH family protein, whose amino-acid sequence MANFIDRRLNAKGKSTVNRQRFINRYKQQIKKAVSDAVTRRSVTDVDKGEKIGIPTKDISEPSFHQGQGGVKERVHPGNDQFTRGDKIERPPSGTGQGSGQGDASDSGEGQDDFVFQISKDEYLELLFEDLELPNLQNNRLNKLVEYQTYRAGFTNDGVPANINIVRSLRSSLARRIAMTSSKKAQLSLLEKELEELENTPGAEAERILLIKEQIEELKQKIDRVPFIDTFDLRYNNFAKREIPSSQAVMFCLMDVSGSMDQATKDMAKRFYILLYLFLTRTYKNLDVVYIRHHTQAKEVDEHEFFYSQETGGTIVSSALKLMHKIQKERYPESEWNIYAAQASDGDNWADDSPGCKQILEKNLLPVVRYFSYIEITNRAHQTLWREYENLQKSFDNIAVQHIKQAEDIYPVFRELFKKQAV is encoded by the coding sequence ATGGCGAATTTCATAGATAGACGACTCAATGCTAAGGGAAAAAGCACGGTTAATCGTCAACGGTTTATCAACAGATACAAACAGCAGATAAAAAAAGCTGTGAGTGATGCTGTCACTCGACGCAGTGTTACCGATGTTGATAAGGGTGAAAAAATCGGGATCCCGACGAAAGACATTAGTGAACCTTCCTTTCATCAAGGACAAGGAGGAGTTAAGGAACGGGTACATCCGGGCAATGACCAATTTACCAGAGGAGATAAAATCGAGCGACCACCTTCTGGCACAGGACAAGGTTCCGGCCAGGGAGATGCGTCCGATTCTGGTGAAGGGCAAGATGATTTTGTTTTCCAGATCTCTAAGGATGAGTACCTTGAGTTATTATTTGAAGATCTCGAGTTACCCAACTTACAAAATAATCGTCTAAACAAATTGGTTGAATACCAAACCTATCGTGCAGGCTTTACCAATGATGGTGTGCCGGCAAATATCAATATTGTTCGTTCACTACGCTCATCATTAGCACGCAGAATTGCAATGACCTCCTCGAAGAAGGCCCAACTTAGCCTGCTAGAGAAAGAGCTTGAAGAGCTGGAAAATACACCTGGAGCAGAAGCGGAAAGAATTCTACTCATCAAGGAGCAGATAGAAGAGCTAAAGCAGAAGATAGACAGGGTTCCCTTTATCGATACGTTTGATCTCAGGTACAACAACTTCGCCAAACGCGAGATACCTTCGAGTCAGGCTGTCATGTTCTGTCTGATGGATGTGTCCGGTTCAATGGATCAGGCAACTAAGGATATGGCCAAGCGCTTTTATATTCTGCTCTACCTTTTTCTAACCCGAACCTATAAGAATCTTGACGTTGTCTATATACGCCACCACACCCAAGCTAAAGAGGTTGATGAACACGAGTTTTTCTATTCACAGGAAACAGGTGGCACTATTGTATCGAGTGCATTAAAACTCATGCATAAAATTCAAAAAGAGCGTTATCCGGAAAGCGAATGGAATATCTATGCAGCACAGGCATCTGATGGTGACAATTGGGCTGATGACTCCCCCGGATGTAAACAGATCCTTGAAAAAAACCTCCTTCCTGTGGTGAGATATTTTAGTTACATAGAGATCACTAACCGCGCCCATCAAACACTCTGGCGGGAGTATGAAAACCTCCAAAAGTCGTTTGATAACATCGCCGTCCAGCATATTAAACAGGCGGAAGATATATACCCGGTATTTAGAGAACTATTTAAGAAGCAAGCAGTTTAA